A portion of the Vicia villosa cultivar HV-30 ecotype Madison, WI unplaced genomic scaffold, Vvil1.0 ctg.000236F_1_1_3, whole genome shotgun sequence genome contains these proteins:
- the LOC131625785 gene encoding non-specific lipid-transfer protein 1-like produces MASSILIKIICLAIICLVLDIPLANAGQTCGQIKVSLIPCLGYLKHPGPTIPVVCCNGVRTVNDQAKTLPERKDACECIKSTLISIPVLDPNAVQGLPDKCGVKLPFPIGVNMDCSKLGGGAH; encoded by the exons ATGGCTAGCTCAATACTTATCAAAATTATTTGCTTGGCTATAATATGTTTGGTTTTGGATATTCCCTTAGCCAATGCTGGCCAAACATGTGGTCAAATAAAAGTCTCCTTAATACCATGCCTTGGGTACCTTAAGCACCCAGGACCAACCATCCCTGTAGTATGTTGCAATGGTGTTAGGACTGTTAATGACCAAGCCAAAACTCTTCCTGAACGTAAAGATGCTTGTGAGTGCATCAAATCAACTTTAATCAGCATACCCGTACTCGATCCTAATGCTGTCCAGGGTCTTCCTGATAAGTGTGGTGTCAAATTACCTTTTCCAATTGGTGTCAACATGGATTGTAGCAA GTTAGGGGGCGGGGCACACTAA